The following DNA comes from Verrucomicrobiota bacterium.
ACGATCGTTCACAACTGTATCATATCAGAATATAACGTTCTGAATCTGTTACACAACCGTAAAACCTGCGATGATTCCCCCCATGGAGGTGGCGTTGCACTTGATCAGCCTGGGATTTCTCACGATCCGCCGGCACTTGGGACGGCAACCGGCGCCGGATGCGAGACTGGATGCAATGGTAACACTACACGCCGGTGCCGCATGGTCGGCTGACGGCCGGCCAGGGATGACGCTGGGTTGTGCGAGGGGTAGGATATGGGTGACGCAGACCGGAGATGGCCGGGACATCGTTCTCGGCGCCGGAATGGCTTTTATCTCCAAACATCGTGGAAAGCTCGTGGTTACGGCGCTGGAGCCCGCGGTGATAGCGTGCCGGGACGCGAAGACGCCGTTGTAAGGACACTCGCCGAATGAACGTTCACCCAAACGCTCTAAGGTACGCCCGCCGCGCTGCGCACCTGAAAGGCAGCGCCGTTCGAGACATTCTCAAGATGACGGAGTCACCGGGAATCATTTCATTTGCGGCCGGTCTTCCTGCCGGGGATGCCTTTCCGGTCAAAGAACTGGTGGCTATCTGTCAATCGGTCCTGACGGAGGACGCGACGGCCACGTTGCAATACGGTCTCACGGAAGGTTTTTATCCGTTGAGGCAATGGGTCTGCAGTTACCTGAAAGAGACGGTGCAACTCCCATGTGAGCCGGAACGGGTCCTGATCACCACCGGTTCACAGCAGGCGTTAGACCTGGTTGCTCGTGTTTTTATCGATCCGGGCGACACGGTGATCGTTGCCGATCCCTCGTACGCGGGTGCCCTCCAGGCATTTTCCGCTTATGAACCCAGACTGATTGGCGTCCCCTCGGATGAGGAGGGCATGTGCCCGACGGCGCTGAGGCATGCGGTCGCGAACTCTCCCAGCCGGCCGAAACTTATTTACCTCGTCACTAACTTCCACAATCCGACCGGCTTGACCACCACGCTGAAACGGCGGGGCGAACTGGCAAGAATCGCGGGAGAGTCAGGCGTGCTGATCGTGGAGGATGACCCCTACGGGCGGCTTAGGTATTCCGGCCGGCATCTACCCGCCCTGGCCGCCTTGCCCGAAGCATTGCATTGGATTTACCTGGGCACGTGCAGCAAAGTCCTTGCTCCCGGACTCCGTGTCGCCTGGCTGGTTGCTTCTGACGGCGAAGTGGTCGGGAAGCTGGTCACCGCCAAACAGGCTGTCGATCTTCATACACCAGGTCTGACGCAAAGGCTGGTGGCCGCATACTGTAGCGCGCAGGAAAGGTTGGACGGCCACGTTGCGCGATTGATAAAGATATACCGCGAGCGCAGGGATACGATGGCGGCGGCGATCGCGCACCGGTTTCCGCACGGTTCTACCTGGACATTGCCCGAGGGCGGTTTGTTTCTCTGGGTGGAAGTGCCCGAGCCCTTGAACACGACCCAACTATTGCCCGCTGCATTAGAGCGGCAGGTGGCGTATGTGCCCGGCGCGGGCTTCTGGATCGGTGACGCCCGGCACCACACGCTGCGGCTTAACTTCTCTAACGCGAACTGCCAGTTAATCGAGGAGGGAATCGCCCGGCTCGGGGCACTCCTGAAAGAGAAACTCGACGGGCAACGACCAGCCAATCTCAATTTACGCTGGGGTTGAGGGCGGCGCAGGGATGAGAATGGTGCACATAAAATCGGCCGTTGCAAGATTCGTCATCGAGAAGATTCCGAGAGAGAATAAGGGGAGCGGTTTCATTGAGTGTACCGAATTTGTTAATGGTCCCCAGCGAAAGGTTGAAAGGTCCGGCAGGCGCTACCATACTCATTTTCGTGTGAGCACAGCGATTCTCCAGGCGGGTCCATTCCGGCCGCACAGGGTGAAGGATACAGCGTTACGCGAGTGTTTGCGCCACGTAGGTTTCACCGAGGAAGCGGTGGGGCAGGTGTTGGAGGACAGAACGGACCGCAACATTGACGTGCCCTGCGCTCTCCGGCGCACGGCCGAGCCTTTGCCGCTTCACGTGCTGATTCGCACCTTCATTTTAGGCTTGCCGATGAGCGAAGACGCCGTGCGCGCCGCGGTGGCGCCGGTGAGCCTCGAGTGGCTTCAGGAGGTGCGTCTGATCAGACGGGTGGGTGGCGCCGTGCGAGCGGTGGCGCGTTTGCTGCCCTGGCACGACTTGATTTTACTGGGCGATTTCCTTCCACCATACGGCCGGGCGCTGCGGCCGGATTTTGTGATGAGCGGCACCAGCAGTTCCTCCCTTTCGTTAACACGGTTAACGGTGCGCCGGCGTGTGGGCACGGCGCTCGACCTGGGCACGGGCGCGGGCACTCACGCGCTCCTGGCCGCATCCCATGCGGACCGGGTCATCGCCACCGACACCAACCTCAGGGCGCTTAATTTTGCGTGGATGAACGCGTGCCTCAACGGGATCGGCAACGTGTCTTTCAAACAGGGGAGCTTTTTTGAACCGGTCGCCGACGAACGGTTTGACCTGATCGTGTCCAATCCGCCGTTCGTGATTTCGCCCCGATCGCACCTCATGTTTCAGAATCCCGGGCTGGGCGGCGACGCGGTATCGGAGTTGGTCGTGCGGCAAGCGCCGGCACACCTCAACGAGGGCGGTTGCGCGGTCAGCCTGATCAGTTGGACGCACGAGAGCGCCGAGGACTGGGAGGCGCGTCCGTGTCGCTGGGCGGAGGGCAACGGCTGTGATTTCTGGCTTTTGCACGGGACGAGCGAAGGCCCGCTTGAGTACGCGGCGCACGCGTTGCGCCAGACGGAAGCCATCCGGAACGCGCGCTACGCCGCACAGCTTGCGGCGTGGGTCGATTATTACGGCCAACAGAACATCGGCCACCTTGCGCTCGGCGCCGCGATTCTGCGCAAACGCCGGGCGAGCCGGCACTGGGTCCGTTGTGAGGATTTGTCGGGAGTAACCCTATCCACCGAGGCCGGCGAGCAAATTCAGCGGATATTTGCGGCAGAGGATTTTCTGGCCGGTTCAACCGGCGAAGACGAGTTGCTCGATTGCCCAGTGGTTTTGCATCCCGACCATGTACTCGAACAGCAACTTGTGGCCGGCCAAGAGGGCTGGGTTTGCCAGTCGCTGATGGTTAAGGCCGCGCATGGCTTGGAGAGGCGCATGACCATTGATGGGCGCGTACTGCAACTTTTGTCGCATTGCGATGGGAAGCGGACGGTTGGCGAGTTGATTGCGCACGTGGCGGCGGAAGCCGCGGTTGATTTCGCGACCGCGAAGGCCTCGGGTCTGCGCCTGGTGTGCCGGCTGCTTCGGGCCGGTTTGCTGACCGTCCGTCCCCCCCAGGACTCGACTTCAACGCTCGGCAGCGCCTCGCGAGACGGACGGGACGATCACGTCGTCCCAGGCGCGGGCCACGGCAGCGGTTCCGTGTCGTTGAGGCGCCCGTAGTCCACCAGCCATCCGCCATGCTCGTGAGACTCCGCGTAAATCTCCACGAATCGCTCGCCAAAGTGCACCTCCCGCCAGGTATAATGCTGCCGGCTCTGTACCGCCGCGGGCACCACCGGGTCCGTGCACACGATCGACGCAATGAACCGTGCGTGGTCGCGTTCCAACTCCCTTACCGTCACGCCGCGAAGCGGGCTGTGCTCATCAATCGGATGCCGGATAGTCAGGACCGCCGGGAACTCGATGAGACCCTCCACCTCCAGGCGCAGCTCATGGAAACGGGCGATCTCCTCGCCTTCTTCGGTTGCTTCGGTGCGGATCATCATGATCCGAAACCTGGCTTCGACCATCGGCACGTTCCGCTGGTTGGCCACTCGCAGCATCAGCATGGGGACGCCATCGAACTTCGAAATGACCAGCTTCTGTGAGAACAGCAGGCTCGCCGCCGGCCGAGCGAACCGAACGAAAATGAGCCCGGTGATGACGGCCATGCCGAACATGCCGACGAGAATCTCGCCCGTGGCGACAACGTGCCCATACAGGGACATGGGATATAGATGGCCGTAACCCACCGTGGCGAGGGTCTCGGTACTGAAGAAGAACGCATCGGAGAACGAACCTGCCTCCATGTTGGCGATCGCGCCGCTGCCCCCAATCCAGAACAACCAGGCGAAGAACAGATTGATGACCAGATAGCAACCCAGCACGAGGGCTGCGAAGCAAGGCCAACTGAAGCTGAGCAGCCGGTGGTAGATGTCGCGCCAGTCCCAGTCGCTGGCGTTGACTTTATAATATTCGACGCTGCCGGCGCGCACTGGGGTTGGGGAAAATACTTTTTTCACGCTCAGCACAATAGCGGGCCCACCAGCGCGGGTCACCATCAGTCCGACACCCGCCTACAGGTTCAAGATCATCCGGCGCTGCCGTCATACGCGGCGCAACCCCGTTCTCACACGCCTGCCCCCGGCGGGGCGTCACCCTGCGAACGAGTCGTACCGGCGCCCCAGGTCGATCACCGGCGTCATGTCCGGTAAAGGGTAGGCGGGTGCGTTGCTCACGATCGCGTCGAGTTCACGGAAATACCCTTCGAGTCCGCCGGGGCAGAACAGGATCAGAAAGTGGGCAGGGACTTCCTTCGGGATGGAAAAGTGATGCCTGATCCCCGGTGCAACCCGGACGAGTTCACCGCTGCCGAGCGTCCGCTGATGCCCATCGATATCAAAATGCAACCGCCCTGACACCACGTAAAACGTTTCGGTGGTACGGGCGTGGTAATGCGGATGCGGACCGGGAGCACCGGCGGGCGCTTGGTAATCCAACAACGACCAGGCGCCATCGGTAGCCTCGGCAGACACCAGCAACCGAATCTTGACTCCGCGTTGCTCCAGCAGGACCGGCGCGTTTGCAGGCGAAGAAAACAGGTGGGCGAGAGAGAGATCGGGGCTGGGCATAATGATTGGGATGTTTCGTACCGGGTAAGCGCTCGACAGGCCAGTAATAATCGTGTCCTGACCTGTCCCGATTTTCTGGCTCAACTCGATCCTGCGGAGCGTAAAGACTGCCGCCTTGGGGCGCCTAAAGCCGAACATCGCCCGGACGCGCTGCGTCGCGTCATTCGACGACGGGCGCCGCGACCGCTCGGAACCGAACCCGGCGCCTCAGCGAGCGACTGGAACGTCATATCCAGAAGGCGAACCAGCCCTGACCGCCCTCCGGGGTCGCTCCGGGGTCTGTCCCCGGCAAAGGGACGGAGCTGTCCAGGGGTAAAGCGCTCGACCCGGATGGGGCAGACCGGCGTCAAGAGTACCCGCCCGGGTTTTGGCTTGCTAACCGTGACGGGCGTACGTAAAGGCACTTGAATGAAGGCAGGCGTCCGAAAGGGCTTGATGAACGCGGGCTTTGCAACCCTTTTGGTAATCTGGGCGCTGAACTTCTGGGTTGAGCGCCGGGTGTTCGCGCGCTTGCAGCGTGCCCAAAAAGAGGTCAGCCATTTAGAGGATATCCGCACGGAGCTCTTAAGGCTCATCAGTACTTACACCGAGGCCGAGACCGGTCAACGCGGCTACCTTCTCACGGGCGATGACAATTATTTGGGTCCATATCTGGCGGCGCGGGCCCGTCTGAGTTCGCTTGTGACCCGCGTCGCCTCGATGCTGGGTAACGACGAGGGCCTGCAAATCCTTTTGCAGGCCGGTCAGGCAAAACTGGAGGAACTGCAGCGCACCATCGACCTGCGGAAGGCGGGCCAGACCGAAGCGGCCTTGGCCATCATGCGCACAGACCTGGGCAAATCCCTCATGGACGAGATCCGCCAAGCTGACAGCCGCCTGCAAGCTGAGCTGGATATGAAGGCGGCGCGCATCCTGCAAGGAGCCCGGCACCAGAAACGGCAGGCAGAACGGCTCACCTGGCTGACGCAAGGGCTGCTGGGCGGTTCACTCTTGAGCTTCTATTTGGTCGTGCGTTGGATCTGGCGGGAACGCGAACAAATGCTGGCCGCCGAACGCGAAGCCAAGCAGGTTACCGAACGGGCGCTGGCCACGGAACGGGCCGCCCACAGCGAAGCGGCCCGCGCGAACCGGCTCAAGGACGAATTTCTGGGCATTGTGTCTCACGAACTTCGCACACCGTTGAGCGCGATCTTGAATTGGGCGACCCTGTTGCGCGACGGGGTCGAGAAAGAGCGTGAACTTCAGGAAGGCCTGGAGACGATCGCACGCAACGCTCAAGCGCAGGCACGCCTCGTTGACGACCTGCTGGACGTAGGGCGAATCGCCTCCGGCAAAATTCGCTTGCAAATCGAAGCGGTGGACTTGCGGGAAGTGGTCGAAGCGGTAGCGGAAAGCTTGCGACCCGCGGTGCAGGCCAAAGGCATCCGGGTGAAAACGCTTTGGGGGACAGGTCCCCTGAAGGTGCTGGGTGACGCCGACCGGCTCCGGCAGGTGGTATGGAACCTGGCCAGCAACGCGATGAAGTTCACGCCACGAGGCGGCACCATCCGGCTCCGGCTTGCCCCGGTAGATTCCTGGGTAGAGCTGGGCATCGAGGACACCGGCCAAGGAATAAAGCAGGAGTTTCTGCCCCGGATTTTCGAACGCTTCTCGCAGCAGGATGGCAGCAGCACGCGCCAGAACTCCGGCCTGGGCTTGGGCCTGGCCATCACACGGCACCTGGTCGAGTTGCACGGCGGCACGATCAAGGCTGAGAGCCCGGGCGAAAATCAGGGTGCAACTTTTCGAGTGCGGTTTCCCATGGCCGCCGGCAGGGAACAGGAACATCAGTTTGCGGAGGACCGGATAGAGGTTCAACGGGGGGCTGAAGCCAAGGACGAGCGGACCGTCGAGGCGATCAGACTGCCAGGCACACGGGTATTGGCCATCGATGACCAAGTCGATGCGTGTGAGGCCTACGCACGCCTGCTGGGCCGGGCAGGTGCCGAGGTGCGCACGGCCCAGAGCGTGGCGGCGGCGCTGGACATACTGTCACACTGGACGCCACACGTGATTCTTTGCGATATCGGGATGCCCGGCCAAGACGGTTACTCTTTTATCCAAACTCTTCGGGGACGTCGGGCCGACGGAAGCCGGGATATCCCGGCGTTGGCCTTAACGGCATTTACCAGACCGGAAGACCGGCGTCAGGCGCTGGCAGCGGGATTTAATGGGTACTTAACCAAGCCGGTGAACCTACACGAACTGACTCGCAAGGTGGCTGAACTGGCGCGGGGCACAGGAGTCTGATACCATTCAGATGGTTCTCTCGGTAAAATGCCGGCTCAGGGGAGTGCCGGCGCCACCCTGAATTTTCGCGCGCCTCATCGGCCCTCAGCAGGCGAAGCCCAGAACCCTGAAACGATTACACGCCCCTTTCCTGCACTTGATACCGTTTCTGAGGGGAGCGCCGCCGCCCCACCCGACGATCTAAATAGTGAATTACGCCCGCTTGAAGGTTGGGTGCCTTGATGCCCAAATTGCGGCGGGCATCCATCTTCAGCCAAG
Coding sequences within:
- a CDS encoding DUF2917 domain-containing protein yields the protein MEVALHLISLGFLTIRRHLGRQPAPDARLDAMVTLHAGAAWSADGRPGMTLGCARGRIWVTQTGDGRDIVLGAGMAFISKHRGKLVVTALEPAVIACRDAKTPL
- a CDS encoding PLP-dependent aminotransferase family protein encodes the protein MNVHPNALRYARRAAHLKGSAVRDILKMTESPGIISFAAGLPAGDAFPVKELVAICQSVLTEDATATLQYGLTEGFYPLRQWVCSYLKETVQLPCEPERVLITTGSQQALDLVARVFIDPGDTVIVADPSYAGALQAFSAYEPRLIGVPSDEEGMCPTALRHAVANSPSRPKLIYLVTNFHNPTGLTTTLKRRGELARIAGESGVLIVEDDPYGRLRYSGRHLPALAALPEALHWIYLGTCSKVLAPGLRVAWLVASDGEVVGKLVTAKQAVDLHTPGLTQRLVAAYCSAQERLDGHVARLIKIYRERRDTMAAAIAHRFPHGSTWTLPEGGLFLWVEVPEPLNTTQLLPAALERQVAYVPGAGFWIGDARHHTLRLNFSNANCQLIEEGIARLGALLKEKLDGQRPANLNLRWG
- a CDS encoding methyltransferase, which codes for MSTAILQAGPFRPHRVKDTALRECLRHVGFTEEAVGQVLEDRTDRNIDVPCALRRTAEPLPLHVLIRTFILGLPMSEDAVRAAVAPVSLEWLQEVRLIRRVGGAVRAVARLLPWHDLILLGDFLPPYGRALRPDFVMSGTSSSSLSLTRLTVRRRVGTALDLGTGAGTHALLAASHADRVIATDTNLRALNFAWMNACLNGIGNVSFKQGSFFEPVADERFDLIVSNPPFVISPRSHLMFQNPGLGGDAVSELVVRQAPAHLNEGGCAVSLISWTHESAEDWEARPCRWAEGNGCDFWLLHGTSEGPLEYAAHALRQTEAIRNARYAAQLAAWVDYYGQQNIGHLALGAAILRKRRASRHWVRCEDLSGVTLSTEAGEQIQRIFAAEDFLAGSTGEDELLDCPVVLHPDHVLEQQLVAGQEGWVCQSLMVKAAHGLERRMTIDGRVLQLLSHCDGKRTVGELIAHVAAEAAVDFATAKASGLRLVCRLLRAGLLTVRPPQDSTSTLGSASRDGRDDHVVPGAGHGSGSVSLRRP
- a CDS encoding ATP-sensitive inward rectifier potassium channel 10 — protein: MKKVFSPTPVRAGSVEYYKVNASDWDWRDIYHRLLSFSWPCFAALVLGCYLVINLFFAWLFWIGGSGAIANMEAGSFSDAFFFSTETLATVGYGHLYPMSLYGHVVATGEILVGMFGMAVITGLIFVRFARPAASLLFSQKLVISKFDGVPMLMLRVANQRNVPMVEARFRIMMIRTEATEEGEEIARFHELRLEVEGLIEFPAVLTIRHPIDEHSPLRGVTVRELERDHARFIASIVCTDPVVPAAVQSRQHYTWREVHFGERFVEIYAESHEHGGWLVDYGRLNDTEPLPWPAPGTT
- a CDS encoding cupin domain-containing protein, translated to MPSPDLSLAHLFSSPANAPVLLEQRGVKIRLLVSAEATDGAWSLLDYQAPAGAPGPHPHYHARTTETFYVVSGRLHFDIDGHQRTLGSGELVRVAPGIRHHFSIPKEVPAHFLILFCPGGLEGYFRELDAIVSNAPAYPLPDMTPVIDLGRRYDSFAG
- a CDS encoding CHASE3 domain-containing protein, which gives rise to MKAGVRKGLMNAGFATLLVIWALNFWVERRVFARLQRAQKEVSHLEDIRTELLRLISTYTEAETGQRGYLLTGDDNYLGPYLAARARLSSLVTRVASMLGNDEGLQILLQAGQAKLEELQRTIDLRKAGQTEAALAIMRTDLGKSLMDEIRQADSRLQAELDMKAARILQGARHQKRQAERLTWLTQGLLGGSLLSFYLVVRWIWREREQMLAAEREAKQVTERALATERAAHSEAARANRLKDEFLGIVSHELRTPLSAILNWATLLRDGVEKERELQEGLETIARNAQAQARLVDDLLDVGRIASGKIRLQIEAVDLREVVEAVAESLRPAVQAKGIRVKTLWGTGPLKVLGDADRLRQVVWNLASNAMKFTPRGGTIRLRLAPVDSWVELGIEDTGQGIKQEFLPRIFERFSQQDGSSTRQNSGLGLGLAITRHLVELHGGTIKAESPGENQGATFRVRFPMAAGREQEHQFAEDRIEVQRGAEAKDERTVEAIRLPGTRVLAIDDQVDACEAYARLLGRAGAEVRTAQSVAAALDILSHWTPHVILCDIGMPGQDGYSFIQTLRGRRADGSRDIPALALTAFTRPEDRRQALAAGFNGYLTKPVNLHELTRKVAELARGTGV